A window of the Gossypium hirsutum isolate 1008001.06 chromosome A05, Gossypium_hirsutum_v2.1, whole genome shotgun sequence genome harbors these coding sequences:
- the LOC107959568 gene encoding uncharacterized protein translates to MVILFLPRMCWPMQKLWRLSPITHSQANQLFKGINSGCNMLKHVVPDTKSLTWFLREQAAPSAVEITTDRVKDFIAYSEEDSEMEDLSYSSRQNRPLWEKILRNIVDFSTPGRSSEDALRGKKWKYLGP, encoded by the exons ATGGTAATCTTGTTTCTCCCACGCATGTGCTGGCCAATGCAGAAGTTGTGGAGATTATCACCTATAAC GCACTCTCAAGCAAATCAGCTTTTTAAAGGCATAAACAGTGGTTGCAACATGCTAAAACACGTAGTGCCAGACACAAAATCATTAACATGG TTCTTGAGGGAGCAAGCTGCACCATCTGCTGTGGAAATAACAACGGATAGAGTAAAAGACTTCATTGCTTATTCTGAAGAGGATAGTGAAATGGAAGACCTCTCGTATAGTTCCAGACAGAACAGACCTCTATGGGAGAAGATCCTGAGGAACATTGTGGATTTTTCAACCCCAGGAAGAAGTTCTGAAGATGCCTTGAGGGGAAAAAAATGGAAGTATTTGGGTCCCTAA